A stretch of the Halomonas sp. BDJS001 genome encodes the following:
- a CDS encoding C40 family peptidase, producing MVALPRPAVTAVRVVSVCCLVALVAGCAGSARQNNMQAPENYFSMTLPGMGANPQMSPVDPIDAHLRSLQVPPPTVIREALLAQHQRWAGTPYRIGGTSERGIDCSALVRNVYRDTFNLDLPRSTRGQVHEGRPIDRQELQAGDLVFFRPPGRYNHVGIYVGDGYFLHASTSKGVIISSLDNSYWQRYYWQSRRALEPTHLAQLGGTVFQ from the coding sequence ATGGTTGCGTTGCCACGCCCCGCTGTGACCGCTGTCCGTGTTGTAAGTGTTTGTTGTTTAGTTGCATTGGTCGCTGGCTGCGCAGGTTCTGCCCGACAGAACAATATGCAGGCCCCAGAGAATTACTTCTCAATGACGTTGCCGGGAATGGGGGCGAACCCGCAAATGTCCCCGGTTGATCCCATCGATGCGCATCTGCGCAGTTTGCAAGTACCGCCGCCAACAGTGATCCGTGAGGCGCTGCTGGCGCAGCACCAGCGCTGGGCGGGAACGCCTTACCGAATTGGCGGTACTTCAGAGAGAGGAATCGACTGTTCGGCCCTGGTTCGCAACGTTTATCGTGACACTTTTAATTTGGATCTACCGCGCTCCACCCGTGGCCAAGTACACGAGGGACGCCCGATCGACCGCCAAGAGCTGCAGGCGGGCGATCTGGTGTTCTTCCGACCGCCGGGTCGCTATAACCATGTGGGGATCTACGTAGGCGATGGGTATTTTCTCCACGCTTCGACCTCAAAAGGGGTGATTATCTCCAGCCTGGATAACAGTTATTGGCAGCGCTACTACTGGCAGTCACGTCGCGCTCTGGAGCCAACGCACCTGGCCCAACTGGGCGGCACTGTTTTCCAGTAA
- a CDS encoding ABC transporter ATP-binding protein: MLLNAHRLGFRFSPDTPILEDVSLTLKAGQWLGLSGDSGAGKSTLGKLLAGYLMPQTGYVTLDGAALPKKGVQPVQWLPQSPELAVNPRWRVAKILREAWTPSDAQCQAFGVKPKWLSRFPQSLSGGELQRVCVLRALAPEVRFLVADEISTMLDPITQLELWQALKQEAQLRQLGVLVISHDIALLERLCPQRLHLSERQLKPW, encoded by the coding sequence ATGTTGCTTAACGCGCACCGGCTTGGTTTTCGGTTTTCACCCGACACACCGATACTGGAAGACGTTTCCCTCACCCTAAAAGCGGGCCAGTGGTTAGGATTAAGCGGCGACTCGGGGGCAGGAAAATCCACACTGGGCAAACTGCTGGCAGGCTACTTAATGCCCCAGACGGGTTATGTCACCCTGGATGGCGCGGCGCTACCTAAAAAAGGTGTGCAGCCCGTACAGTGGCTTCCCCAATCGCCGGAACTGGCGGTGAACCCACGCTGGCGGGTAGCCAAAATACTGCGCGAAGCCTGGACGCCTTCTGATGCCCAGTGCCAGGCGTTTGGCGTAAAACCAAAGTGGCTATCTCGCTTTCCACAATCGCTATCGGGGGGGGAGTTGCAGCGGGTATGCGTATTGCGTGCACTCGCCCCGGAAGTACGCTTTCTGGTCGCCGATGAGATCTCCACCATGCTCGACCCGATTACCCAACTTGAGCTTTGGCAGGCGCTAAAACAGGAGGCGCAATTACGCCAGCTTGGCGTGCTGGTGATTAGCCACGACATCGCCCTACTGGAACGGCTCTGCCCACAGCGTTTGCACTTAAGCGAAAGGCAACTGAAGCCATGGTAG
- a CDS encoding YbeU/YbeR family protein produces the protein MIDALNAWWAQQLVLCDWAFTPHPLAVDAGAAEQRLLQLGITSRGELAEQLFHGLGAPAGSADRLLGALEWAALAGAAGWLDADQARNWAHHLTRRITSDYSDLRAWLADLRRALGARGWEAGADDRFIDACQALAKLETDGEGITWDALENALAELPAPASLWPQQPEAQSWRLCALFRPIIVYPASQSDWPEASEWLAHVWDVHDRDALIGVMLWLGAQGERQRWDIEARELLSMDNAQRMEWQRSVVEESPYAPVLNKFVTQGEPLEWAAWDWLRIVELAWAGACCGLLSQEEADDLAGHAADLISRRYHDWYAVLNAYGRGQSLFDGIDRRGKTPSERHQLLLHGWDSPWKRPPGELLDESTRMASQARIRRWRNTPHHWLLALASVREPDAMLRQIAPSAALPEEQRADAALYLQESLGLHADEGAHALARYWLPAQAHHLNQLAADAVHGVLPPSQSWFGQPTPEELKQRNAVKGVSRHAATIHMAEKFAFYLHMSLDSGLFDHAPLMEYASALRSCLCRFYPNAKRLLEAWFAWESCLPEPEHASLVNEIIWHIEDPGSLFHWLDWRPDAWREPGSRPTLSHFTAMSLVGPLNSAVWSEPQPESARECAEIREWVESHYHLSNAGDMQEFLTHMLESGDRQEYQINYAPYTLNTERLSAEIAILESGDCAEDERHHLLRLRRVRDNEDGCNEVDMAAWDIAQLVDLAIAARQLGWLDSAAFAKVLDRAYQLAADHYAGWQEYAMGMYAGFSFFMGETPERESFLAGFRQALVAWICGAPVLAGPWVSLDFPGNKPRHFAPLHIDTLPGDQRTLH, from the coding sequence TTGATCGACGCGTTAAATGCCTGGTGGGCCCAACAGCTAGTGCTGTGTGATTGGGCGTTTACCCCTCATCCGTTGGCAGTCGATGCAGGGGCGGCAGAACAGCGCCTGTTACAGCTGGGAATTACCAGCCGGGGCGAGCTGGCCGAGCAGCTGTTTCACGGGCTGGGAGCTCCCGCAGGCAGTGCCGACCGTTTGCTAGGCGCGCTTGAGTGGGCCGCACTGGCGGGAGCGGCGGGTTGGTTAGACGCTGATCAGGCGCGCAATTGGGCGCACCACCTGACTCGCCGCATCACCAGCGATTACAGCGATCTGCGTGCCTGGCTAGCGGATTTGCGCCGTGCGTTAGGCGCACGGGGCTGGGAAGCGGGGGCCGATGACCGTTTTATTGATGCCTGCCAAGCACTGGCCAAGCTTGAAACCGATGGCGAAGGCATTACCTGGGACGCGCTTGAAAATGCCTTGGCTGAACTCCCAGCACCGGCTTCGCTATGGCCCCAGCAGCCAGAAGCGCAGAGCTGGCGGCTATGCGCGCTGTTTCGGCCGATTATTGTCTACCCCGCCAGCCAAAGCGATTGGCCTGAAGCCTCCGAGTGGCTTGCCCACGTATGGGATGTCCATGACCGCGACGCACTTATCGGCGTGATGCTCTGGTTAGGTGCTCAAGGTGAGCGGCAGCGCTGGGATATCGAAGCGCGCGAATTGCTCAGTATGGACAATGCCCAACGCATGGAGTGGCAGCGTAGTGTGGTAGAAGAGTCGCCCTATGCGCCGGTACTGAATAAGTTTGTCACCCAAGGCGAACCGCTTGAGTGGGCGGCTTGGGATTGGCTGCGAATTGTGGAACTCGCCTGGGCCGGTGCCTGCTGTGGCTTGCTTAGCCAAGAAGAGGCCGATGATTTAGCCGGGCACGCCGCTGATTTGATCAGTCGCCGCTACCATGATTGGTACGCAGTCCTTAATGCCTATGGGCGCGGGCAGAGTCTATTTGATGGCATCGACCGGCGGGGTAAAACACCCAGCGAGCGACATCAGTTGCTGCTGCATGGTTGGGATAGCCCCTGGAAGCGCCCACCGGGGGAGCTATTGGATGAGTCCACGCGCATGGCATCCCAAGCGCGCATTCGGCGGTGGCGTAATACCCCTCACCACTGGTTGTTGGCGCTGGCCAGCGTACGTGAACCGGATGCCATGCTGCGCCAGATAGCCCCCTCCGCGGCGCTGCCTGAAGAGCAGCGTGCCGACGCAGCGCTCTATTTGCAGGAGTCACTTGGCCTGCATGCCGATGAGGGGGCTCATGCACTGGCGCGCTATTGGCTACCCGCTCAGGCCCATCATCTTAACCAGTTGGCGGCCGATGCAGTGCACGGCGTTTTACCTCCTTCGCAAAGCTGGTTTGGCCAACCGACCCCAGAAGAGCTTAAGCAGCGCAATGCCGTTAAAGGGGTAAGTCGCCATGCGGCCACGATTCATATGGCCGAAAAATTTGCCTTCTATCTGCATATGTCCCTCGACAGCGGCTTATTCGATCATGCGCCGTTAATGGAATATGCCAGTGCGCTGCGCAGCTGTCTGTGCCGTTTTTACCCCAATGCCAAGCGCTTGTTAGAAGCCTGGTTCGCTTGGGAGAGCTGTCTGCCTGAGCCTGAGCACGCTTCGTTAGTGAATGAAATTATTTGGCACATTGAAGATCCCGGCAGCCTGTTTCACTGGCTGGATTGGCGTCCCGATGCCTGGCGTGAACCGGGTAGTCGCCCCACCTTGAGTCATTTTACCGCGATGTCGTTGGTGGGCCCGCTGAACAGTGCGGTGTGGAGTGAGCCTCAGCCCGAGAGCGCTCGGGAGTGCGCCGAGATTCGCGAGTGGGTGGAGAGCCATTACCACTTGAGCAATGCAGGTGATATGCAGGAGTTTTTGACCCATATGCTCGAGTCGGGGGATCGCCAGGAGTATCAGATTAACTACGCTCCCTATACCCTCAATACTGAGCGCTTAAGCGCTGAGATCGCCATTCTTGAATCCGGCGACTGTGCTGAAGATGAACGCCACCACCTGCTGCGCTTACGTCGTGTGCGCGACAACGAAGATGGCTGCAATGAGGTGGATATGGCGGCCTGGGATATTGCCCAACTGGTCGATCTGGCCATCGCCGCGCGGCAGCTAGGCTGGCTCGATAGCGCTGCGTTCGCTAAGGTATTGGATCGTGCTTACCAATTGGCGGCGGATCACTACGCCGGTTGGCAGGAATATGCCATGGGGATGTATGCCGGCTTCTCATTTTTTATGGGCGAAACCCCTGAACGGGAAAGCTTTCTAGCCGGGTTTCGTCAGGCGCTGGTGGCTTGGATATGTGGTGCGCCGGTCTTGGCTGGCCCATGGGTGAGCTTGGATTTTCCGGGCAATAAACCGCGCCATTTCGCGCCATTGCATATTGATACCCTGCCGGGCGATCAGCGCACGTTACATTGA
- a CDS encoding MFS transporter encodes MIKAKTRAWWRATLALCLGSFLVFINLYAPQPLLPGLKETYQVSTLGVSLLMSVSTLSLAIALLVFGPLSDAIGREGIMRVTLLLAGGCSIALAFAPTFESLLLLRLVQGFVLGGLPAVAIAWMGDEFEKPALLSAVGLYIGANSLGGISGRIVGGGAAEVGGPTAAFLAVGIMTLVGCAVFWRLLPNSRAFTPQRFELRKAAGDLVSHVRNPVLLAAYCLGGINFLIFINQYSYITFRLAAAPYQLAASGLGLIFLTYLGGTFGSMISGRLAGRFSPAACMMVGVVILMLGTAITLSDSLLLIIVGLTVNAFGFFLAHSLASSWVGRYAQGARGSASALYLVFYYVGASLGGFWLEPFWHWAGWSGVTIGSWLLLSITLMIAFGLWRFERRQAVG; translated from the coding sequence ATGATAAAAGCCAAAACGCGCGCCTGGTGGCGCGCCACCTTGGCGCTTTGCCTCGGCTCATTTCTTGTTTTTATCAACTTATACGCACCGCAGCCGCTGCTGCCAGGGTTAAAGGAGACCTATCAGGTCTCTACCTTGGGCGTCAGCCTGCTTATGTCGGTATCGACCCTCTCCTTAGCCATTGCGCTGCTGGTCTTCGGGCCTCTCTCTGATGCCATTGGTCGCGAAGGCATCATGCGCGTCACACTGCTGTTGGCAGGTGGATGCTCCATTGCCTTGGCCTTTGCCCCCACCTTTGAAAGCTTGCTGCTGCTACGCCTGGTGCAAGGCTTTGTGCTGGGAGGACTGCCAGCAGTGGCGATCGCCTGGATGGGCGATGAGTTTGAGAAGCCTGCGCTGTTAAGCGCTGTGGGGCTCTATATTGGCGCCAACTCGCTCGGCGGAATCAGCGGGCGTATCGTCGGTGGGGGCGCCGCTGAGGTCGGCGGCCCCACAGCGGCATTTCTAGCGGTAGGTATCATGACGCTTGTTGGCTGCGCGGTATTTTGGCGCCTGTTGCCCAATAGCCGCGCCTTTACTCCCCAGCGCTTCGAGCTGCGCAAAGCAGCCGGCGATTTAGTCAGTCATGTGCGCAATCCGGTGTTGCTCGCTGCTTACTGTCTGGGTGGTATTAATTTCCTGATTTTTATTAACCAATACAGCTATATCACCTTTCGGTTGGCGGCAGCGCCGTATCAATTAGCCGCCAGTGGTCTGGGGCTGATTTTTTTGACCTATCTCGGCGGTACCTTCGGTTCGATGATTTCCGGGCGATTGGCTGGGCGGTTTTCTCCCGCGGCATGCATGATGGTAGGGGTAGTGATTTTGATGTTGGGCACGGCGATCACGTTATCGGATTCGCTGCTGCTGATTATCGTCGGCTTAACCGTCAATGCCTTCGGCTTTTTCCTGGCCCATTCGTTGGCCTCCAGCTGGGTAGGCCGTTATGCCCAGGGCGCCCGGGGCAGCGCCTCGGCGCTCTATCTGGTGTTTTATTACGTGGGAGCCAGTTTGGGTGGCTTCTGGCTGGAGCCGTTCTGGCACTGGGCCGGTTGGTCAGGGGTCACTATAGGCTCGTGGCTGCTGCTAAGTATCACGCTAATGATTGCCTTCGGCCTATGGCGTTTTGAGCGTCGCCAGGCGGTTGGCTAA